One genomic window of Acidobacteriota bacterium includes the following:
- a CDS encoding glutaredoxin, producing MSTNDTHASTDGKAVLYRMVTPQHICPFGLKSRALLEQRGFEVEDHHLASRAETDAFKEKYGVKTTPQTFIGGERVGGHDDLRRHFGLKVAEPDSKSYTPVIALFAMSALMALAMSWAVFGTVLTIRAGEWFIAVAMCLLAMLKLQDIERFTNMFLGYDLLARRQVRYAYVYPFAEAGAGVLMIAGGVAGLVAAPVALLIGTVGAVSVYRAVYVEKRDLKCACVGGSSNVPLGFVSLTENLMMIVMALWMVARAIA from the coding sequence ATGAGCACCAACGACACCCATGCCTCGACCGACGGCAAGGCGGTCCTGTACCGGATGGTGACGCCGCAGCATATCTGTCCGTTCGGGCTGAAATCGAGAGCCTTGCTGGAACAGCGCGGCTTCGAGGTGGAGGATCATCACCTCGCCTCGCGGGCCGAGACCGATGCGTTCAAGGAGAAGTATGGCGTGAAGACGACGCCGCAGACTTTCATCGGCGGCGAACGCGTGGGCGGGCATGATGACCTGCGCCGGCATTTCGGGCTGAAGGTGGCCGAGCCGGACTCGAAATCCTACACGCCGGTAATCGCCCTGTTCGCGATGTCGGCGCTGATGGCGCTGGCGATGAGCTGGGCGGTGTTTGGCACGGTGCTGACGATCCGCGCGGGCGAATGGTTCATCGCGGTCGCCATGTGCCTGCTGGCGATGCTGAAGCTGCAGGATATCGAGCGCTTCACGAACATGTTCCTCGGCTATGACCTGCTGGCGCGCCGGCAGGTGCGCTATGCCTATGTCTATCCGTTTGCGGAAGCGGGCGCGGGTGTGCTGATGATCGCCGGCGGCGTGGCCGGGCTCGTGGCAGCGCCGGTTGCGCTGTTGATCGGCACGGTGGGTGCAGTTTCGGTCTACCGCGCGGTCTATGTCGAGAAGCGCGACCTGAAATGTGCGTGCGTCGGCGGAAGCAGCAATGTACCGCTCGGCTTCGTATCGTTGACCGAGAACCTGATGATGATCGTAATGGCGCTCTGGATGGTCGCCAGGGCGATCGCCTAG